Below is a genomic region from Microbacterium sp. LWO12-1.2.
TTCGGTGAGCACCCCCTGCATGAGACCGAGGTGCACGGTGCACAGCATCGGACGGTCTTCGGCGCGGCCCGCGGCATGCGGGCAGGGGCTGAGGTCGACTGTGAGCTGCTCGTCATCGACGACGGGCTCGAAGCCGCTCTCCTCCAAGTGTTCGATCAGGGCATCCAGCTGATAGGTCGCGTCACGACCCAGAGCGGATGCCGACGCGGGCAGCACCCGGCGCAGCAGGTCTCCGCGGCGCGCAGCCGCCGTGACCTTGTCGCGGGCGATGGGACTCGAGGCATCGGCGGCACCGGTCGCCGCGCTGTACAGCGTGCGCGGGCGGCCGCGGGTGGTGCGATGCTCGGTGGCCTGGATGACGTAGCCGCCCTCGATCAGACGCTGCAGGTGCTCGCGGATCGTGTTGGGGTGCAGTCCCGTCGCCTCGCAGAGCTCGCCGATCGTGCGCTCGGGTCGCGTCTGCGCTGCGCTCGCTTCGAAGAGCAGGTGCAGGAGCTGCACACGCGAGAACGTCGAGATCGGCCCGCAGATGGGCCCGGCATTGGCCATGACTCCATTATGGCCAGGGCTTCGTCGCGTGCAGAGCCATTCGGCCGTGAATAATGCCTCGGCCGATAGGGATGTCAGATGCCGCCGATAGCCTGGGAGCATGGCCACCCGAAA
It encodes:
- a CDS encoding helix-turn-helix transcriptional regulator; its protein translation is MANAGPICGPISTFSRVQLLHLLFEASAAQTRPERTIGELCEATGLHPNTIREHLQRLIEGGYVIQATEHRTTRGRPRTLYSAATGAADASSPIARDKVTAAARRGDLLRRVLPASASALGRDATYQLDALIEHLEESGFEPVVDDEQLTVDLSPCPHAAGRAEDRPMLCTVHLGLMQGVLTEAGGPLAAEAVRTSALPADCTVQLRLTEMTAA